In Saccharomonospora marina XMU15, one genomic interval encodes:
- a CDS encoding helix-turn-helix domain-containing protein — MVESAGVMLRRARRGARLSQTDLARRAGVAQPMISAYESGRREPSLPTLARLIEATGHGLSVELVPPPRDRFGLPDTRLGRRLRRHRRAVLEIAAARGARNVRVFGSVARGEDTATSDIDLLVDLDKGVGVVALAGLRRELTELLGVGVDVVPAATLKPAVRAEVLGEAITL, encoded by the coding sequence GTGGTGGAGAGTGCGGGGGTGATGTTGCGGCGGGCGCGGCGGGGGGCGCGGTTGTCGCAGACGGATCTGGCGCGGCGTGCGGGAGTGGCGCAGCCGATGATCAGTGCGTACGAGTCGGGGCGGCGGGAGCCGAGTTTGCCGACGTTGGCGCGGTTGATCGAGGCGACCGGCCATGGGTTGTCGGTGGAGCTTGTCCCGCCGCCGCGGGATCGGTTCGGGCTTCCGGACACGCGGTTGGGTCGGCGGTTGCGGCGGCACCGGCGCGCGGTGCTGGAGATCGCCGCCGCGCGGGGGGCGCGGAATGTGCGGGTGTTCGGCAGCGTGGCCCGCGGCGAGGACACCGCCACCAGTGATATCGACCTGTTGGTCGATCTGGACAAGGGCGTGGGTGTGGTGGCCTTGGCCGGGCTGCGCCGGGAGCTGACCGAGCTGCTGGGGGTCGGGGTGGACGTGGTGCCTGCGGCAACGCTGAAGCCGGCGGTGCGGGCCGAGGTGCTCGGTGAGGCGATCACGCTGTGA
- a CDS encoding HepT-like ribonuclease domain-containing protein — MSRHDDQRLLDILAAAEAIASHTRRGGLEDGLVFDAVRVRLIEIGDAVKAIDPAVLAHESTIPWVDVAGMRDHLAHRYFDTAHSIVQATVTDDLPPLVAAVRRLLDQMCADPSG, encoded by the coding sequence GTGAGTCGGCATGACGATCAGCGGCTGCTCGATATTCTCGCGGCCGCGGAGGCCATTGCGAGCCATACCCGGCGTGGCGGTCTTGAAGACGGACTGGTGTTCGATGCGGTGCGGGTGCGGTTGATCGAGATCGGGGACGCGGTGAAGGCCATCGATCCCGCGGTGCTGGCCCACGAGTCGACCATTCCGTGGGTGGACGTGGCGGGCATGCGAGACCATCTCGCCCACCGGTACTTCGACACCGCGCACAGTATCGTCCAGGCGACCGTCACCGACGACCTGCCACCGCTGGTGGCCGCGGTCCGGCGACTACTCGACCAGATGTGCGCCGATCCGTCGGGCTGA
- a CDS encoding PIN domain-containing protein, translating to MGKLVQANRHHLTRLEVDGTPVTDKHSSLTGSVEWNNRDPFDRMIAAQCMAVSLLLATADEGFQTILAVSPVSS from the coding sequence TTGGGGAAGCTGGTGCAGGCCAACCGGCACCACCTCACGCGGCTCGAAGTGGACGGCACCCCGGTCACCGACAAGCACAGCAGCCTCACGGGATCGGTGGAGTGGAACAACCGGGACCCGTTCGACCGCATGATCGCCGCGCAATGCATGGCAGTGTCACTGCTGCTGGCAACAGCCGACGAAGGGTTCCAGACGATCCTCGCTGTGTCACCGGTCAGCTCATGA
- a CDS encoding DoxX family protein → MNVILWIVTGLLSLACLGGGIAALVLPKERFRAVHPNWHYVDDFSPGFLKVLGIIKLLAVAGLLLPPILDVAPVLVPMAASGLVLLMTGAVTVRIVRKEWSIALGDLLFLGMAAFVAWGRFGPESFGGWSCG, encoded by the coding sequence GTGAACGTCATATTGTGGATAGTGACAGGGCTGCTCTCGTTGGCCTGTCTCGGCGGTGGCATCGCCGCACTGGTGCTGCCGAAAGAGCGATTTCGTGCTGTCCATCCGAACTGGCATTACGTCGATGATTTCAGTCCCGGCTTCCTCAAGGTGCTCGGCATCATCAAACTGCTTGCGGTCGCCGGGCTGCTGCTTCCACCGATACTCGACGTCGCCCCTGTGCTGGTGCCAATGGCGGCAAGTGGCCTCGTGCTACTGATGACGGGCGCGGTCACGGTACGGATCGTGCGCAAGGAATGGAGCATCGCGCTGGGAGACCTGCTGTTCTTGGGCATGGCGGCGTTCGTCGCATGGGGCAGGTTCGGCCCGGAGTCCTTCGGCGGGTGGTCCTGCGGCTGA
- a CDS encoding MFS transporter, translated as MAKDATATEAARSRDPEELSGRGSQAGRASGWRFWATGYTLLILLTGTNLPTPLYRSYATKFDFSPFVVTSIFAVYVAVLIPSLLVAGPLSDAVGRRRVLLPALVLAGLGSLGFALATGTGWLFAARILQGLAVGAASGALTAALSELEPSGNHRKAALVTTVASVGGLGLGPVLAGLLAEYATAPDVVPFVVEIVLLIPAAVTVMRMPSTQQRTRWRPRHPTIPPTMRAVFVTSGTANFLAFAVIGLFLTLIPTYVATLANSTNLLLGGGTAALMLACSTTVQILTYGRPPRRLLLVGLSVLALGLGLLVLVGSAPSLALLLVATALAGIGHGLVFLGGLTTVNHAAPDAGRAEVLSSFYVIVYTGVGLPVLGVGILATTVSLTTAVSWFAGIVAALCLLVVLALSRSSYQAARDLSN; from the coding sequence ATGGCGAAGGACGCCACCGCTACCGAGGCGGCCCGGTCGCGTGATCCAGAGGAGCTGTCCGGCCGGGGCTCGCAGGCCGGTCGGGCGAGCGGCTGGCGGTTTTGGGCCACGGGTTACACGCTGCTGATCCTGCTCACCGGAACGAACCTGCCGACACCCCTGTATCGCAGCTACGCAACGAAATTCGACTTCTCGCCGTTCGTCGTCACGTCGATCTTCGCCGTCTACGTGGCCGTGCTCATCCCGTCCTTGCTGGTGGCCGGCCCGCTCTCGGATGCGGTAGGGCGACGCCGTGTTCTGCTGCCCGCTCTTGTCCTGGCGGGGTTGGGATCGCTCGGATTCGCGCTGGCAACCGGCACGGGGTGGCTGTTCGCCGCCCGCATCCTGCAGGGCCTTGCCGTTGGCGCGGCGTCCGGCGCGTTGACTGCTGCGCTCAGCGAACTCGAACCTTCCGGCAACCACCGCAAGGCCGCACTGGTCACGACCGTGGCGTCCGTTGGCGGGCTGGGCCTGGGTCCGGTGCTGGCTGGACTACTCGCCGAATACGCAACGGCGCCTGACGTGGTGCCGTTCGTCGTCGAGATCGTGCTGCTGATCCCCGCGGCTGTCACGGTCATGCGGATGCCGTCCACGCAACAACGGACCCGATGGCGACCTCGACACCCAACGATTCCGCCCACGATGCGAGCGGTGTTCGTGACCAGCGGGACAGCCAACTTCCTGGCTTTCGCGGTCATCGGCCTGTTCCTCACGCTTATTCCGACCTATGTTGCGACACTCGCGAACAGCACGAACCTGTTACTCGGCGGGGGAACCGCGGCACTGATGCTGGCCTGCTCGACCACCGTTCAGATCCTTACCTACGGACGACCGCCACGCCGCCTCCTGCTCGTTGGGTTATCGGTCCTTGCGCTGGGCCTTGGACTTCTCGTACTTGTCGGGAGCGCCCCCTCACTCGCGCTCCTTCTGGTGGCCACCGCCCTGGCAGGCATCGGCCATGGGTTGGTGTTCCTCGGCGGACTGACCACCGTCAACCACGCGGCGCCTGACGCCGGTCGCGCCGAGGTGCTCTCGAGCTTCTACGTCATCGTCTACACGGGCGTGGGCCTACCCGTCCTCGGCGTCGGCATACTCGCCACCACTGTCAGCCTCACCACGGCCGTGAGCTGGTTTGCCGGAATCGTCGCTGCCTTGTGCCTGCTCGTTGTGCTCGCGCTCAGCCGTAGCAGCTACCAGGCCGCCCGCGATCTCAGCAACTAG
- a CDS encoding ArsR/SmtB family transcription factor — protein sequence MASRTATKLVHPERHELEFTTVMAALADPVRLAIVARLAEVEPEGELACMTFALPVSKSTQSGHFKTLREAGVIHQRDEGTRKLNRLRREDLDARFPGLLDLAIPQGRDVIASWA from the coding sequence ATGGCAAGTAGGACCGCGACCAAGCTCGTGCACCCAGAGCGGCACGAGCTGGAGTTCACGACAGTGATGGCAGCGCTGGCCGACCCTGTCCGACTGGCGATCGTCGCTCGACTTGCCGAGGTCGAGCCGGAGGGGGAGCTGGCCTGTATGACATTCGCGCTGCCGGTGAGCAAGTCCACCCAGAGCGGGCACTTCAAGACGCTGCGCGAGGCAGGCGTGATTCACCAACGAGATGAAGGGACCAGGAAGCTGAATCGGCTACGGCGCGAGGACCTCGACGCTCGCTTCCCCGGCCTTCTCGACCTCGCCATCCCTCAAGGGCGCGACGTCATCGCCAGTTGGGCGTAA
- a CDS encoding sigma factor-like helix-turn-helix DNA-binding protein, with translation MAALLLLERLTPLERAVFVLRDVIGFGFADIAATAGRSEAACRQILVGACRHMAAGRARFEADRRERDALADRFFDAFRRGDVYGLPGFLTADVRMMIADSGGNAPLWGNGIFAPGNVARFWPR, from the coding sequence ATGGCGGCCCTGTTACTGCTCGAGCGGCTCACTCCGCTCGAGCGCGCGGTCTTCGTACTGCGCGACGTCATCGGTTTCGGCTTCGCCGACATTGCCGCTACGGCGGGCAGGTCCGAGGCGGCGTGCAGGCAGATTCTGGTGGGGGCATGCCGGCACATGGCCGCCGGACGCGCACGGTTCGAAGCGGACCGTCGCGAACGAGACGCACTTGCCGATCGGTTCTTCGACGCCTTCCGGCGAGGTGATGTCTATGGGCTACCGGGTTTCCTGACCGCTGACGTCCGGATGATGATCGCCGACAGCGGCGGTAACGCTCCCTTGTGGGGCAACGGCATCTTCGCGCCAGGCAACGTGGCCAGGTTCTGGCCGCGATGA
- a CDS encoding sigma factor, with the protein MKPSAYRTACQVLEQADETSIAYRLLGSVSEAEDAVQEAWRRFRSYPIEPTSTKAFLSVAVSRIAIDILRSVRVRREQ; encoded by the coding sequence ATGAAGCCGAGTGCGTACCGAACGGCGTGTCAGGTCCTCGAGCAAGCCGACGAGACCTCCATCGCCTACCGGCTCCTCGGTAGCGTGAGCGAGGCAGAGGACGCCGTCCAGGAAGCGTGGCGGCGGTTTCGGTCCTACCCGATCGAGCCGACCTCCACGAAGGCGTTCCTGTCGGTCGCGGTGTCCAGGATCGCGATCGACATACTGCGCTCCGTGCGCGTTCGGCGGGAGCAGTAG
- a CDS encoding TetR/AcrR family transcriptional regulator, whose protein sequence is MTGPGADIDTKRRILDAAAEAFQVRGFGSTTLDDIAEEVGATKGLIYYHFRSKFDLFLAVYEEGMRRVRAKVEPHADSQGTGRERLVAMSVAHVRNLMTDLAYHDVVHEGVRAQSSAALKPRQREALKSLNKLRHDYEQMFRQVVSEGIADGSLRTIDAALATRTLLSSLNAVDMWYRKADDQPAEVVDDLSNQIVDLLIGGLAARPARDAT, encoded by the coding sequence TTGACCGGTCCCGGCGCGGACATCGACACCAAGCGGCGCATCCTGGACGCCGCCGCGGAAGCGTTCCAGGTCCGCGGGTTCGGCAGCACCACGCTCGACGACATCGCGGAAGAAGTCGGTGCGACGAAGGGGCTCATCTACTACCACTTCCGGTCCAAGTTCGACCTCTTCCTCGCCGTGTACGAGGAGGGCATGCGGCGCGTCCGCGCGAAGGTCGAACCGCACGCGGACAGCCAAGGCACCGGCCGCGAGCGACTGGTGGCCATGTCCGTCGCCCACGTGCGCAACCTGATGACCGACCTCGCCTATCACGACGTCGTGCACGAGGGTGTGCGCGCCCAGTCGTCGGCCGCGCTGAAGCCGCGCCAGCGCGAGGCACTGAAGTCCCTCAACAAACTCAGGCACGACTACGAGCAGATGTTTCGCCAGGTGGTCTCCGAGGGAATCGCCGACGGCTCACTGAGGACGATCGACGCGGCACTGGCGACCCGAACACTGCTCAGTAGCCTCAACGCCGTCGACATGTGGTACCGAAAGGCCGACGACCAGCCGGCCGAGGTGGTCGACGACCTGTCCAACCAGATCGTCGACCTCCTCATCGGCGGCCTCGCCGCCCGACCGGCCCGCGACGCGACTTGA
- a CDS encoding sodium:solute symporter family protein — MTPVVIIVLVYFAVMFAIGYWAKSRMKSSRDFLVAGQTLGFFVMAIGTFSSIQSGFGMIGHTANTYSWGVQAVVAAAFLVPLAFAVSWFLLGSRLYRLAREYEVYSIPDVIRIRYPGRWAHLSMSVAMFVGSVAYMTAQVTATGVIMSLIFGTSVTVGALIGSAVVALYTVAGGMLAGAWTDFLQGLLMVVMSIGTFFVATSTVGGWGTMLDTIAAHDIDFLRLDASQPLTYVYTFIVMAVLGTVAQPQLIAKFLMLRSSSELKWGALVASLAYGVTTLFALSVGLSTRALTIEGRAPELENIDNTTTWFFDNMVSPVFAGFVLAGLLAAIMSSANSFIAVGASALMRDLTSALGIRVRDEVRWARLASVLVVGCALVFALYLSQVVFLLGAIGWAAFAAAIFGPLVLGLYWRRATGLATTVAIGFGVVANLASTVLTAQEVITLPTYIQTGGLITCLGIVLFIVVSVAVPSRDSLDRFVDMNRPRGSKSLV; from the coding sequence ATGACACCGGTCGTCATCATCGTGCTGGTCTACTTCGCCGTCATGTTCGCGATCGGCTACTGGGCCAAGTCCCGCATGAAGTCGTCAAGAGACTTCCTGGTGGCGGGTCAGACGCTCGGCTTCTTCGTGATGGCGATCGGTACGTTCTCCTCCATCCAAAGTGGCTTCGGAATGATCGGCCATACCGCCAACACCTACTCGTGGGGCGTGCAGGCCGTTGTGGCGGCCGCGTTTCTGGTTCCGTTGGCGTTCGCCGTCTCCTGGTTCCTGCTCGGGTCGCGCCTTTACCGGCTGGCCCGCGAGTACGAGGTCTACTCGATACCCGACGTCATCCGGATCCGGTACCCGGGCAGGTGGGCGCACCTTTCGATGTCGGTGGCCATGTTCGTGGGTTCCGTCGCGTACATGACCGCGCAGGTCACCGCGACCGGCGTGATCATGAGCCTGATCTTCGGCACCTCGGTCACCGTCGGCGCCCTGATCGGGTCCGCGGTGGTGGCGCTCTACACCGTCGCGGGCGGCATGCTGGCCGGCGCCTGGACCGACTTCCTGCAGGGCCTGCTGATGGTCGTCATGTCCATCGGGACATTCTTCGTGGCGACCAGCACGGTCGGCGGGTGGGGCACCATGCTCGACACCATCGCCGCCCATGACATCGACTTCCTACGCCTGGACGCGTCCCAGCCGTTGACCTACGTCTACACGTTCATCGTCATGGCGGTGCTGGGCACCGTGGCCCAACCACAGCTGATCGCCAAATTCCTGATGCTGCGTTCCTCGTCGGAGCTGAAATGGGGAGCGCTGGTCGCCTCGCTGGCCTACGGGGTCACGACGCTGTTCGCGCTCAGCGTCGGTCTGTCGACGCGGGCACTCACCATCGAAGGCCGAGCGCCCGAACTGGAGAACATCGACAACACCACGACCTGGTTCTTCGACAACATGGTGTCACCGGTGTTCGCCGGATTCGTGCTCGCGGGCCTGCTCGCGGCGATCATGTCCAGCGCCAACTCGTTCATCGCCGTCGGTGCGTCGGCGCTGATGCGCGATCTGACCAGTGCCCTCGGCATCCGGGTTCGCGACGAGGTGCGTTGGGCGCGCCTGGCAAGCGTTCTCGTCGTCGGCTGCGCCCTGGTCTTCGCTCTGTACCTGTCCCAGGTGGTGTTCCTGCTCGGAGCGATCGGCTGGGCGGCGTTCGCGGCGGCCATCTTCGGTCCACTCGTTCTCGGGCTGTACTGGCGGCGTGCGACGGGCCTGGCGACCACCGTGGCCATCGGCTTCGGCGTAGTGGCGAACCTCGCGTCGACCGTCCTCACCGCCCAAGAGGTGATCACTTTGCCCACCTACATCCAGACCGGCGGCCTCATCACGTGCCTGGGGATAGTGCTGTTCATCGTCGTTTCGGTCGCCGTACCGTCGCGGGACTCGCTCGACAGATTCGTGGACATGAACCGGCCGCGCGGGTCGAAGAGCCTGGTGTAG
- a CDS encoding LLM class flavin-dependent oxidoreductase: protein MDVSCAFATALDSADNIALAERLGYHRAWVYDTPQQSPDVWMTLALAAERTERIGLGPGVLVPSLRHPMVNAAATATLAALAPGRVAVAFGTGFTGRRAMGYGPIRWSFMESYLRAFRGLLRGDVVEWEGARMRMLHPAGHAPPRPVEVPILVGALGPKGNKVARELGDGLFATLRPPAFMTEHSWVAYLEWGTVLDEGEDTHSEHAREAAGPGWALSLHGAYEFGGPEAVRTLAGGKEWLGVIERSRKQRRHLAVHSGHCVELNAADEAAWYAGGSGTLCEVTLSGTREAIRRKLDDYRARGVTEVVYQPCGPDVQRELERFLEVAKSDES from the coding sequence ATGGACGTCTCGTGCGCTTTCGCCACCGCTTTGGACTCTGCTGACAACATCGCGCTGGCCGAACGGCTCGGCTACCACCGCGCCTGGGTCTACGACACTCCCCAGCAGAGCCCGGACGTGTGGATGACCCTGGCGCTGGCGGCCGAGCGCACCGAACGCATCGGTCTCGGCCCGGGAGTGCTCGTTCCCAGCCTGCGGCACCCGATGGTCAACGCGGCGGCGACCGCGACACTCGCCGCGCTGGCGCCGGGGCGGGTGGCAGTGGCGTTCGGGACGGGGTTCACCGGTCGCCGCGCGATGGGTTACGGACCGATCCGCTGGTCGTTCATGGAGTCCTACCTCCGCGCTTTTCGGGGGCTGCTGCGTGGCGACGTCGTCGAGTGGGAAGGCGCCCGGATGCGGATGCTGCACCCGGCCGGTCATGCGCCGCCGCGCCCCGTCGAGGTCCCGATCCTCGTGGGCGCGCTCGGGCCGAAAGGCAACAAGGTGGCGCGCGAGCTCGGTGACGGCCTGTTCGCCACGCTGCGGCCGCCTGCCTTCATGACCGAGCATTCCTGGGTCGCCTACCTGGAGTGGGGCACCGTGCTCGACGAGGGTGAGGACACGCATTCGGAGCACGCTCGCGAGGCGGCGGGGCCCGGTTGGGCGCTGTCGTTGCACGGTGCCTACGAGTTCGGTGGTCCCGAAGCCGTGCGCACGCTCGCGGGCGGGAAGGAATGGCTGGGAGTCATCGAGCGCTCCCGGAAGCAGCGGCGGCACCTCGCCGTCCACTCCGGACATTGCGTCGAGCTGAACGCCGCGGACGAGGCGGCCTGGTACGCGGGGGGCAGCGGCACGTTGTGTGAGGTGACGTTGAGCGGGACGCGCGAGGCCATCCGTCGCAAGCTCGATGACTATCGCGCCCGTGGCGTTACCGAAGTCGTCTACCAACCCTGCGGTCCCGATGTCCAGCGTGAGCTGGAGCGGTTTCTGGAGGTAGCGAAATCTGATGAGTCGTGA
- a CDS encoding SMP-30/gluconolactonase/LRE family protein: protein MSRETNTAIDGFAYLECPRWHDDRIWFADFYTYRVYSAAEDGSDLRVEAEVPNQPSGLGWLPDGRLLVVSMRDALLLRREPDGTLGTHADLSGHVEGHPNDMVVDAGGRAFVGEFGFDLMGGQPLEPAVLLRVDPDGAVTTVADELWFPNGSVLTDDGVLLVCETFGNRVTAFDVSEDGTLGNRRTWAEFGQPPTHRDLGDALTQVVVASDGCCLDAEEALWIADAVGERVIRVHEGGEISEEIATGTGVFACMLGGVDGRTLFMCAAPDFHEDARKNAREGSLLTARVEVPHAGRP from the coding sequence ATGAGTCGTGAAACCAACACCGCCATCGACGGATTCGCCTACCTCGAGTGCCCTCGTTGGCATGACGACCGCATCTGGTTCGCCGACTTCTACACCTACCGGGTGTACTCGGCCGCCGAGGACGGCAGTGACCTGCGAGTCGAGGCCGAAGTACCGAACCAGCCATCGGGACTGGGGTGGTTGCCGGACGGCAGGCTGCTGGTGGTTTCGATGCGCGACGCCCTGCTGTTGCGCCGCGAGCCCGACGGCACGTTGGGGACCCATGCCGACCTGTCCGGCCACGTCGAGGGACATCCCAACGACATGGTCGTCGACGCAGGCGGCAGGGCGTTCGTCGGGGAGTTCGGCTTCGATCTGATGGGTGGGCAACCACTGGAACCCGCGGTGCTGCTGCGGGTGGACCCCGACGGAGCCGTCACCACGGTCGCCGACGAGCTGTGGTTTCCCAACGGCAGCGTGCTTACCGACGACGGCGTGCTGCTGGTCTGCGAAACCTTCGGCAACCGGGTCACCGCGTTCGACGTCAGCGAGGACGGCACCCTCGGCAACCGTCGTACCTGGGCCGAGTTCGGGCAACCTCCCACCCATCGCGACCTCGGCGATGCGTTGACGCAGGTCGTCGTCGCGTCGGACGGGTGCTGCCTCGACGCCGAGGAAGCGCTGTGGATCGCCGACGCCGTCGGCGAGCGAGTGATCCGCGTTCACGAGGGCGGCGAGATCAGCGAGGAGATAGCCACGGGAACGGGCGTCTTCGCGTGCATGCTCGGCGGCGTGGACGGCCGCACGCTGTTCATGTGCGCCGCACCGGACTTCCACGAGGACGCCCGCAAGAACGCGCGTGAGGGGAGTCTGCTGACGGCACGCGTCGAGGTGCCACACGCAGGCAGGCCCTGA
- a CDS encoding CapA family protein, with translation MPNAVDWSVAIAGECMVTRPCSMRSEKEFQEVRDLFKSSDVAYAHLEMNFARSREVHPGRGDWFGSYMLAEPEIARDLRWLGVDVMSTANNHSLDFGEQGLVSTLDACRGAGLACAGTGRDLDEARAPVYVETPSGRMALVSTSSGNRPHEWAGHPKETMAGRPGINPLRTNWTYIVPRETAEQLRAAAQRLNILRTSQDWRPGKTGRVLTENEFQFTLPGGQSAAGELVFREGENFEILTECHQGDLEGNLRSIRSAAAMADLVMVAHHFNISEGPRGDQPPRFVREFAHRAIDEGADIFVGHGWHKTLGIEIYRGKPIFYGLGNFFAQSEFLERVPYDSYETWGHNVDLLPTLTPDLHPLHPGLDGPSETWWSSAIIDVRFTDGRLTDVMLHPVELGREVSKEAKITRSTGKSAQHPLTEGRPIIADQVNAARVLERYQQLSAEYGTAVEIEGRVGRLRLQD, from the coding sequence ATGCCCAACGCCGTTGACTGGTCGGTCGCGATCGCGGGTGAGTGCATGGTGACCAGGCCGTGTTCCATGCGCTCGGAAAAAGAATTCCAGGAAGTACGTGATCTGTTCAAGTCCTCGGATGTGGCCTACGCGCACCTGGAAATGAACTTCGCCCGCTCCCGGGAAGTCCACCCCGGGCGCGGTGACTGGTTCGGCAGCTACATGCTCGCGGAGCCGGAAATCGCTCGGGACCTGCGCTGGCTTGGTGTGGACGTCATGTCGACGGCGAACAACCACAGCTTGGATTTCGGCGAGCAGGGCCTGGTCTCGACCCTGGACGCCTGTCGCGGCGCCGGACTGGCCTGCGCCGGTACCGGACGTGACCTGGACGAGGCTCGCGCACCGGTCTATGTGGAGACTCCCAGCGGCCGCATGGCGCTGGTGTCCACCAGTTCGGGAAACCGGCCACACGAGTGGGCTGGCCACCCAAAGGAAACCATGGCGGGCCGGCCGGGAATCAATCCACTGCGGACGAACTGGACGTACATCGTCCCCCGCGAGACCGCCGAGCAGTTGAGGGCGGCAGCACAGCGGCTGAACATTCTGCGGACAAGCCAGGACTGGCGGCCCGGCAAGACCGGCCGGGTGCTCACCGAGAACGAGTTCCAGTTCACCCTGCCCGGAGGGCAGTCGGCGGCAGGCGAGCTGGTGTTTCGCGAAGGCGAGAATTTCGAGATTCTCACCGAATGCCACCAGGGTGATCTGGAGGGAAACCTGCGGTCGATCCGGTCGGCAGCGGCGATGGCCGACCTGGTTATGGTGGCGCACCATTTCAACATCTCCGAGGGCCCCCGCGGTGACCAGCCGCCACGGTTCGTCCGCGAGTTCGCGCATCGCGCGATCGACGAGGGAGCCGACATTTTCGTCGGACACGGCTGGCACAAGACCCTCGGCATCGAGATCTACCGAGGTAAGCCGATCTTCTACGGGCTCGGCAACTTCTTCGCCCAGTCCGAGTTCCTCGAACGCGTCCCCTACGACAGCTACGAGACCTGGGGGCACAACGTCGACCTGCTGCCCACGCTCACTCCGGACCTGCACCCGCTGCACCCCGGCCTCGACGGTCCTTCCGAGACCTGGTGGAGCTCGGCGATCATCGACGTCCGCTTCACCGACGGCAGGCTCACCGACGTGATGCTGCACCCGGTGGAACTCGGCCGTGAGGTCTCCAAGGAAGCCAAGATCACCCGCTCGACCGGTAAGTCGGCGCAGCACCCCCTCACCGAGGGTAGGCCCATCATCGCCGACCAGGTCAACGCTGCCCGAGTCCTGGAGCGTTACCAGCAGCTGTCGGCCGAGTACGGCACCGCGGTGGAGATCGAAGGGCGAGTTGGCAGACTGCGCCTGCAAGACTGA